The Vibrio tarriae genome includes a window with the following:
- a CDS encoding metal ABC transporter permease, protein MLDDFVWRAGLAGVGVALAAAPLGCFIVWRRMAYFGDATAHASMLGVALSLSFSLPIFPGVLFIALLMAITVSSFTGRGFAMDTLLGVMAHSALAFGLVAVSFLSGIRMDLMAYLFGDILAVSKTDLLIIWTGTVLVIGLIRLRWSGLLLSTLNKDLALASGFSPKREQLILTIALAIVVAVAIKVVGVLLIVAMLIIPAATARPFSQTPEMMVILAALIGSSASVIGLRASYLLDTPTGPTMVCVATVLFILSSTIWIVRHKLRANTERRQET, encoded by the coding sequence ATGTTGGATGATTTTGTTTGGCGCGCAGGTTTGGCTGGTGTGGGTGTAGCGTTGGCCGCGGCGCCTTTAGGGTGCTTTATTGTTTGGCGCCGCATGGCTTATTTCGGTGATGCAACGGCTCATGCTTCGATGCTGGGTGTCGCATTGTCGCTCTCTTTTTCGCTGCCGATTTTCCCTGGCGTATTGTTTATTGCGTTACTCATGGCTATCACGGTTTCTTCATTCACGGGTCGAGGGTTCGCGATGGATACGCTGTTAGGAGTAATGGCGCATTCGGCACTGGCGTTTGGCCTGGTGGCTGTTTCTTTTCTCTCCGGTATTCGAATGGATCTGATGGCCTACTTGTTTGGCGACATTCTGGCCGTGAGTAAAACGGATTTACTGATTATCTGGACAGGCACGGTATTAGTGATTGGCTTGATTCGATTGCGTTGGTCTGGGCTTCTTCTATCGACGCTAAATAAAGATCTGGCATTGGCGAGTGGTTTTTCACCAAAACGAGAGCAACTGATTCTCACTATCGCGCTCGCCATTGTGGTCGCTGTGGCTATTAAAGTAGTGGGCGTATTGCTGATTGTCGCCATGCTTATCATTCCAGCAGCGACAGCTCGGCCATTTAGTCAAACGCCTGAAATGATGGTGATACTGGCTGCGCTGATTGGCAGTAGTGCCAGTGTGATTGGTCTACGCGCCTCTTATCTTCTAGATACCCCGACGGGACCAACAATGGTTTGTGTCGCAACTGTGTTATTTATTTTATCGAGCACTATTTGGATCGTCCGCCATAAGTTGCGAGCAAACACAGAGCGTCGACAAGAAACATAA
- a CDS encoding dihydroorotase, which yields MPTTLIKNARIVNEGAIIEADLRIVDEHIERIGRDITSQSGGVIIDAQGAYLLPGMIDDQVHFREPGLTHKGTIASESRAAVAGGITSYMEMPNVSPATTTIDALERKFALAKDSSFANYSFYLGATEDNLEQIKQLNPKQHCGVKVFMGASTGNLLVEDPQALEPIFRDSPVLIVTHCESGTVIKQNQQKQRLNKSEFTIEDHPILRDEEACYVSSSYAVELAKKYHSQLHVLHITTAKELALFDAGDIRDKSITAEACVHHLWFSSKDYAQLGNLIKCNPSIKSPNDRDALLAALNTGLIDIIATDHAPHTWQEKQVPYEQAPAGLPLVQHALLTLFDHVLLGHMSLTQVVEKTAHNPAIRYGIQGRGFIREGYYADLVLVDAHTPTRVSHENSLYHCGWSPFAGHEFSAQIQKTWVNGALVYANNKVIDKPAAAMRLSFNR from the coding sequence ATGCCAACGACATTGATTAAAAATGCCCGAATAGTCAATGAGGGTGCCATCATTGAAGCCGACTTACGTATTGTTGATGAGCATATCGAACGCATTGGCCGCGACATCACCTCACAGTCAGGGGGCGTCATCATTGATGCTCAAGGGGCTTATTTACTGCCAGGCATGATTGACGATCAGGTGCATTTCCGAGAGCCAGGGCTGACGCATAAAGGCACAATTGCAAGCGAGTCGCGGGCAGCGGTAGCAGGTGGTATCACAAGCTACATGGAAATGCCTAATGTTAGTCCTGCCACGACGACTATTGATGCGTTAGAGCGCAAGTTTGCTCTCGCTAAAGACAGCTCGTTTGCGAATTATTCTTTCTACCTTGGTGCAACCGAAGACAATCTAGAACAAATCAAACAGCTTAACCCTAAACAGCATTGTGGTGTGAAAGTGTTTATGGGGGCATCGACGGGAAATTTGCTGGTCGAAGACCCGCAAGCCTTAGAGCCAATTTTTCGTGATTCTCCAGTACTCATTGTTACTCACTGTGAAAGTGGGACTGTTATTAAACAAAATCAGCAAAAGCAACGACTTAATAAGTCAGAGTTCACCATTGAAGACCATCCCATTTTGCGTGACGAAGAGGCGTGTTACGTCTCATCTTCTTATGCGGTAGAACTTGCCAAAAAATACCACAGCCAACTGCATGTGCTGCACATCACAACGGCGAAGGAGCTGGCGCTGTTTGACGCGGGTGATATTCGAGACAAATCAATCACCGCGGAAGCTTGTGTCCATCACCTCTGGTTCAGTAGCAAAGATTATGCGCAGCTCGGTAACCTGATCAAATGCAATCCCTCAATCAAATCCCCTAATGACCGCGACGCGCTATTGGCAGCGTTAAATACAGGTCTAATAGATATCATTGCAACAGATCACGCGCCTCACACTTGGCAAGAAAAACAAGTGCCTTACGAGCAGGCGCCTGCGGGGTTGCCGTTGGTTCAGCATGCGTTACTTACACTCTTCGATCATGTTCTTTTGGGCCATATGAGTTTGACTCAAGTCGTCGAAAAAACCGCGCACAATCCAGCCATTCGCTATGGCATTCAAGGCAGAGGCTTTATTCGCGAAGGTTACTACGCTGATTTGGTGTTAGTTGATGCTCATACCCCAACACGAGTTAGCCACGAAAACAGTTTATATCACTGTGGCTGGTCGCCTTTTGCTGGACATGAATTTTCAGCTCAAATTCAAAAGACTTGGGTCAATGGCGCGCTAGTTTATGCCAATAACAAAGTCATCGATAAACCAGCCGCAGCGATGCGTTTATCCTTCAATCGTTAA
- a CDS encoding aspartoacylase — translation MNKLNSVLIVAGTHGNELSGIYLHKLIKEKRYSVERSTFSADSIIANSEAVKRNVRYIDTDLNREFSVTNNKCCSDLHESKIAHQFIEQYANQEKQLIVDLHNTTSNMGATLILLSNDVFYRKLGAYVKQRMPSAHILFEERKEWQEQPYLCTAGQYGIMVEVGAQAHGALKYDTLELMKKMLTAVLDYVEKHNLNQIGLLSEYDAFFYTEEIKIPLDQEGMRQALVHPTICGRDFEAVKPGNPILATFAGYDIHWNGQGDIYPHFINESAYNKANIAMALAEQRRVSPV, via the coding sequence ATGAACAAACTTAATTCAGTACTTATCGTTGCAGGAACACACGGAAACGAGCTTTCCGGTATCTATTTACATAAACTAATCAAAGAAAAACGTTACTCTGTCGAGAGATCAACTTTTTCTGCCGATTCGATCATCGCCAACTCCGAAGCGGTAAAGCGCAACGTTCGTTACATCGATACCGACTTAAATCGCGAGTTCTCAGTAACGAATAACAAATGTTGCTCCGATTTGCATGAAAGCAAGATTGCACATCAATTCATTGAGCAATACGCAAACCAAGAAAAACAGTTGATTGTTGACCTGCACAATACAACAAGCAATATGGGAGCGACGTTGATTCTGCTTTCTAACGATGTGTTCTATCGGAAATTGGGGGCGTACGTTAAACAGCGAATGCCGTCGGCACATATCCTTTTCGAAGAGCGAAAAGAATGGCAAGAGCAACCTTACCTTTGTACTGCTGGGCAATATGGGATAATGGTTGAAGTCGGGGCACAAGCACATGGTGCGCTAAAGTACGACACCTTAGAGTTGATGAAAAAGATGCTTACCGCAGTATTGGACTATGTTGAAAAACACAACCTCAACCAAATAGGCTTACTGAGCGAGTATGACGCCTTTTTTTACACCGAAGAAATCAAGATTCCACTTGACCAAGAGGGTATGCGACAAGCCTTAGTGCACCCTACTATTTGTGGCAGAGATTTTGAGGCGGTCAAGCCAGGAAACCCAATTTTAGCGACTTTCGCTGGTTACGATATTCATTGGAATGGACAAGGGGATATTTACCCGCACTTTATCAATGAGAGCGCCTACAACAAAGCCAACATTGCAATGGCTCTCGCGGAACAACGTCGTGTTTCTCCTGTATAA
- a CDS encoding zinc ABC transporter substrate-binding protein — MLKQALSGIVIALATASQTYAQVPKVAVDIAPLHSLVTQVMYGVGEPDLLIRPEASPHDYHLRPSEAKALSQADVVFWVGEGLTPWLAKPLSSLASSATKVEMMEVEGTTLYGFREGATFEAHVHSEEGHDEHNEHEEHDHGAHHDHHHHGDHDPHVWLDPKNAEVWVEAIASILSNVDAEHAHVYKDNAKETIIRLQQLNAEIKKQAQSLNGIKFIVFHDAYQYFEQRFQLLASGAISISDASKPSPARISEIRQTVKDLGVTCVFTEPQFNPELVNTVFEKSTVTTIGTMDPIGANIAPGKDQYRSLLMAMISSLKQCHR; from the coding sequence ATGCTCAAACAAGCCTTGTCTGGAATTGTCATCGCTTTAGCAACGGCCTCTCAGACTTATGCTCAAGTCCCGAAAGTGGCCGTAGACATCGCACCGTTACATTCTCTAGTGACACAAGTAATGTACGGTGTGGGTGAACCCGACTTGCTTATTCGTCCAGAAGCATCACCTCATGACTATCATCTACGCCCATCAGAAGCCAAAGCGCTTTCACAGGCAGACGTCGTGTTTTGGGTTGGAGAAGGGCTAACACCTTGGTTAGCAAAACCACTTTCAAGCCTAGCAAGTTCAGCGACTAAGGTTGAAATGATGGAAGTCGAAGGAACCACACTGTATGGCTTCCGAGAAGGTGCAACATTCGAAGCGCATGTACATAGCGAAGAGGGACACGACGAACACAATGAACATGAAGAACATGATCATGGCGCACATCATGATCACCATCATCATGGTGACCATGACCCACACGTCTGGCTAGACCCTAAAAATGCTGAGGTTTGGGTAGAAGCCATCGCCAGTATATTGTCTAACGTTGATGCTGAACATGCGCATGTGTATAAAGACAATGCAAAAGAAACTATCATTCGTTTACAGCAATTGAATGCTGAGATTAAAAAACAGGCCCAGTCACTCAATGGTATCAAGTTTATTGTATTTCACGATGCTTACCAATATTTTGAGCAGCGGTTCCAACTACTAGCATCTGGCGCGATTTCTATTTCTGATGCATCAAAACCGAGTCCGGCACGCATCTCAGAAATTCGTCAAACAGTGAAAGATTTAGGTGTTACATGCGTGTTTACCGAACCTCAATTTAACCCTGAATTGGTTAACACTGTGTTTGAGAAATCTACAGTAACCACAATAGGTACAATGGATCCTATTGGTGCGAACATCGCTCCAGGTAAG
- a CDS encoding ATP-binding cassette domain-containing protein, whose translation MLISSQALSVRFGQHLILDSVNMSVTQGEIVTIVGPNGSGKSTLLKTLIGSVLPMSGHVIRADNLKIGYVPQRLHIDETLPMTVNRFLTLPLRHSKQAIKEALVQAGAEDLEKQQLISLSGGQLQRVLLARALLDKPSLLLLDEATQGLDQRGTVGFYQQIDAIRQESGCAVIMVSHDLHVVMKRTDRVICLNGRVCCEGVPETVSQSSEYKALFGLDDDDVLGVYRHQNFAPPSRRGSLHVG comes from the coding sequence ATGTTGATTTCTTCACAAGCGTTGTCTGTCCGGTTTGGGCAACACCTGATTTTGGATAGTGTCAATATGTCGGTGACTCAGGGCGAAATCGTAACGATTGTAGGGCCCAATGGTTCTGGGAAATCAACGTTATTGAAAACTTTGATTGGGTCAGTGCTACCAATGAGTGGTCACGTGATTCGTGCTGACAACTTGAAGATAGGTTACGTACCACAAAGACTTCACATTGATGAAACTTTGCCGATGACGGTGAACCGATTTTTAACATTACCATTGCGTCATTCAAAACAGGCTATTAAGGAGGCGCTAGTACAAGCAGGCGCCGAAGATTTAGAAAAACAGCAACTGATCTCCTTATCCGGCGGACAATTACAAAGAGTTTTACTAGCTAGAGCATTGCTAGATAAACCGTCTCTACTGCTGCTGGATGAAGCGACACAAGGGCTCGACCAACGTGGAACTGTGGGCTTTTATCAACAAATCGATGCCATTCGTCAGGAGAGCGGCTGCGCTGTCATTATGGTCAGCCATGATCTGCATGTAGTGATGAAACGAACCGACCGCGTTATCTGTTTAAACGGCCGTGTATGTTGTGAAGGCGTTCCGGAAACGGTTAGTCAATCTTCAGAATACAAAGCACTTTTTGGCCTAGACGACGATGATGTCCTTGGCGTCTATCGACATCAGAACTTCGCCCCCCCCTCTCGCAGAGGCTCATTACATGTTGGATGA
- a CDS encoding nickel/cobalt transporter, translating to MNRLTRNRRRYLLSFLACALVMISGYQFWLAWPSLIIASLQWQREVNSELADLLYDAQTQPWLAGGYLVGVSFLYGMLHSLGPGHGKVIVTTYLATHPTKVKTSLALTILSAFCQALVAIVLVSILLWGFNASMRVVNQQANFFVSLSFALVVMLGCSICWKAANQLYRTMRPAKIKFVRMMPLTMSASSEQSRLDKKSVVYSSTLRTPIALTNPHRATLESCGCGHKHVASAQAINNAATWREYVGIVASIGIRPCTGAIMVLLFANMVGLYWMGVASAIVMAIGTAFTTSIIAVMTLTGKQWVKRYLTPSKGNNKANWANAGYFLQFISGVLLMMLGFTFIGGQYYGISPIL from the coding sequence ATGAACCGTTTAACGCGAAACCGACGCCGCTATCTTCTTTCCTTTTTGGCTTGTGCCTTGGTGATGATCAGTGGGTATCAATTCTGGCTAGCGTGGCCTTCACTGATAATAGCGAGTTTACAGTGGCAACGGGAAGTGAATAGCGAACTTGCAGATTTATTATACGATGCACAAACTCAACCGTGGCTGGCCGGAGGTTATTTGGTTGGCGTGAGTTTTCTGTATGGAATGCTTCATTCGTTAGGCCCTGGGCATGGCAAAGTGATTGTCACGACTTACTTAGCGACCCACCCCACAAAAGTCAAAACTAGCTTAGCCTTAACCATCCTCTCTGCATTTTGTCAGGCACTAGTGGCGATTGTGCTGGTGAGTATTCTGTTGTGGGGCTTCAATGCCTCAATGCGAGTCGTTAATCAACAAGCAAATTTTTTTGTGTCACTGAGTTTTGCATTAGTGGTGATGCTTGGATGTTCAATCTGTTGGAAAGCTGCCAACCAGCTTTACCGTACGATGAGACCTGCGAAAATTAAGTTCGTCCGTATGATGCCACTGACGATGAGTGCTTCTTCAGAACAGTCGCGTCTCGACAAAAAATCCGTTGTTTATTCTTCGACTCTGCGAACGCCGATTGCATTGACCAATCCACATAGAGCTACTCTGGAAAGTTGTGGATGTGGACATAAACATGTTGCCAGTGCACAAGCGATCAACAATGCTGCAACTTGGCGAGAGTATGTTGGCATTGTTGCAAGTATTGGGATTCGTCCTTGTACAGGCGCCATTATGGTGTTGCTGTTTGCCAATATGGTTGGGTTGTACTGGATGGGAGTTGCTAGCGCGATAGTCATGGCAATAGGTACTGCATTTACAACATCCATCATTGCGGTAATGACCTTAACCGGTAAGCAATGGGTCAAGCGTTATTTGACCCCATCGAAAGGGAATAACAAAGCAAATTGGGCGAATGCAGGCTATTTTCTACAATTTATCAGTGGTGTATTGCTGATGATGCTGGGGTTCACATTTATTGGTGGGCAATATTACGGCATTTCTCCAATATTGTAA
- a CDS encoding Fur family transcriptional regulator — translation MRDIEGVMEQAEKICLVRGKQLTTKRRLVLSVLLHANKPLSAYEIVDYCNCHFSQQIQAMSVYRILDFLVAEHFVHKLNISNKYIVCSHIERNHEHSATQFLICAECGKVREVIINARVISSIRANARQEGYTVINPQFEITCVCDDCSIKQSRELGCE, via the coding sequence ATGCGAGATATCGAAGGCGTTATGGAGCAGGCAGAGAAAATCTGCCTAGTCCGAGGTAAGCAACTTACGACCAAACGGAGGTTGGTCTTGAGCGTATTGCTGCATGCTAATAAGCCGCTTTCCGCCTATGAAATAGTTGATTATTGCAATTGTCATTTTTCGCAGCAGATCCAAGCGATGTCGGTTTATCGGATATTGGACTTTCTTGTGGCTGAACATTTCGTTCATAAGCTCAATATCTCTAACAAATACATAGTCTGTTCTCATATCGAACGTAATCATGAGCATAGTGCTACTCAGTTCTTGATCTGCGCGGAATGTGGCAAGGTCAGAGAAGTAATAATTAATGCTCGGGTTATTTCCAGCATACGAGCAAACGCAAGGCAAGAAGGCTACACCGTCATCAACCCTCAATTTGAAATTACCTGTGTCTGCGACGACTGTTCCATAAAACAATCTAGGGAACTTGGTTGTGAATGA
- a CDS encoding CobW family GTP-binding protein: MNFNKPLISRVPTNIITGFLGVGKTSAIMHLLAHKPSHERWAVLVNEFGEVGIDGSLLQGQKKQQDQVFIREVPGGCMCCAAGLPMQIALNQLLSEARPDRLLIEPTGLGHPKEVLQVLSTEYYRQILALQKNITLVDARKLSDPKYTEYETFNQQIAIADTVVGNKRDLYQDEDEQKLTAYIAKLGLRETKVIFAEHGAIPFHEFEGATRIDVKKTPSVVYREREKKSLVPELLIPESGILKATNQGEGFYSIGWRISAEKVFDHQKLRLLLLDLKLERMKAVFITGSGIFGYNLTSDGLTEFELDECSESRIELISSGLDDQFEDRLFRCLEKTS; encoded by the coding sequence ATGAACTTTAATAAGCCTCTAATTTCGCGAGTGCCGACGAACATCATCACAGGCTTTCTCGGGGTGGGGAAAACATCGGCAATCATGCACTTATTGGCCCATAAACCAAGTCATGAACGTTGGGCTGTATTAGTCAATGAATTTGGCGAAGTTGGTATTGATGGCAGCTTGTTACAAGGCCAAAAAAAACAACAAGACCAAGTGTTTATTCGAGAGGTCCCCGGGGGATGTATGTGCTGTGCAGCAGGTCTTCCGATGCAAATTGCCTTAAATCAATTATTGTCTGAAGCAAGGCCAGATCGATTGTTGATTGAGCCTACAGGCCTTGGTCATCCTAAAGAAGTGCTTCAAGTGCTATCGACAGAGTACTATCGCCAAATTCTCGCGTTGCAAAAAAACATTACTTTAGTCGATGCACGTAAACTATCGGATCCTAAGTACACTGAGTATGAAACGTTTAACCAGCAAATCGCTATCGCAGATACAGTGGTAGGTAATAAGCGCGATCTCTATCAAGATGAAGATGAGCAAAAGCTGACGGCTTATATAGCAAAGCTCGGTCTGCGGGAAACAAAAGTGATTTTCGCTGAACATGGCGCTATCCCTTTTCATGAATTTGAGGGAGCGACTCGTATTGATGTGAAAAAAACGCCCTCTGTTGTTTACCGTGAACGAGAGAAAAAGTCGCTTGTTCCTGAGTTGCTTATACCCGAGAGCGGCATTCTAAAAGCAACCAACCAGGGAGAGGGTTTCTACAGTATCGGTTGGCGTATCTCCGCTGAAAAAGTGTTTGATCATCAAAAGCTGAGATTGTTGCTGCTCGACCTCAAGCTCGAACGAATGAAAGCGGTTTTTATCACGGGAAGCGGTATTTTTGGTTACAACCTAACCTCAGATGGACTCACAGAGTTTGAACTAGACGAGTGTTCAGAAAGCCGAATTGAACTGATTTCTTCCGGTCTAGATGACCAATTTGAAGATCGATTATTTCGATGTTTAGAGAAGACATCATGA
- a CDS encoding carbonate dehydratase, producing MLRRNPTGHMPQVSSTAFIDPTAIICGKVIIEDNVFIGPYAVIRADEVNNHGDMEAIVIKRDTNIQDGVVIHSKAGAAVTIGERSSIAHRSIIHGPCQVCDDVFIGFNSVVFNSIIGERCVIRHNCVVDGLDLPACFHVPPMTNIGVGFDLESISKVPPEYSAFSESVVSANHELVQGYRRIANEL from the coding sequence ATGTTAAGAAGAAACCCAACGGGCCATATGCCACAGGTGTCCTCAACAGCCTTTATTGATCCAACCGCTATTATCTGTGGCAAAGTCATTATTGAGGATAACGTTTTTATTGGACCGTATGCCGTTATCCGAGCTGACGAAGTTAATAACCATGGAGACATGGAAGCTATCGTCATCAAACGTGATACCAATATCCAAGATGGTGTCGTTATTCATTCTAAGGCAGGGGCTGCGGTGACCATTGGCGAGCGCTCATCCATCGCTCATCGTTCGATTATTCATGGTCCTTGCCAGGTTTGTGATGATGTGTTCATTGGCTTCAACTCCGTCGTGTTCAATAGCATCATCGGTGAGAGGTGCGTTATTCGTCATAACTGTGTCGTTGATGGCCTCGATTTACCCGCTTGTTTCCATGTGCCGCCGATGACCAACATTGGTGTCGGTTTTGATTTAGAGAGTATCTCTAAAGTGCCACCAGAATATTCAGCTTTTTCCGAATCCGTCGTTTCTGCCAACCATGAGCTAGTCCAAGGCTATCGGAGAATTGCCAATGAACTTTAA
- the zigA gene encoding zinc metallochaperone GTPase ZigA: MSQKKITVTVLSGFLGAGKTTVLSHILNNREGKRVAVIVNDMSEINIDSATVKNEVSLNHKEEKLVEMSNGCICCTLREDLLIEVTKLAQEGRFDNLVIESTGISEPLPVAETFTFADENGVSLSDVATLDTMVTVVDAVNFLRDYEAAQSLQETGEHLGEEDHRSVSDLLIDQVEFADVILISKTDLAPTEEVERLKAILRTLNTHARIISIQNGQVDISDVLDTGLFNFERAQQAPGWLKELRGEHVPETEEYGISSFSYQARRPFHPEKFYQFLHSTTHFGKLIRSKGYFWLASRPEFAGQWNQAGGIAHYGFAGMFWKAIPKEQWPTDPEYLKAIEENWVEPFGDMRQELVFIGQGLDKAAMIEALDQCLLTEEELLAGKALWQTLPDPFSAWEEEV, translated from the coding sequence ATGAGTCAGAAAAAAATCACTGTGACTGTACTTTCCGGCTTTCTTGGGGCAGGAAAAACGACTGTGCTCAGTCATATTCTCAATAATCGCGAAGGCAAGAGAGTCGCGGTGATTGTTAACGATATGAGTGAAATCAATATTGATTCCGCGACGGTGAAAAACGAAGTATCGCTTAATCACAAAGAAGAAAAATTGGTGGAAATGAGTAATGGCTGTATTTGCTGCACGCTTCGTGAAGATCTGTTGATAGAAGTGACCAAACTGGCCCAAGAAGGCCGCTTCGATAATCTCGTTATTGAATCTACCGGTATTTCTGAGCCACTCCCCGTGGCTGAAACTTTTACCTTTGCTGACGAAAATGGCGTATCACTGTCTGATGTGGCCACATTAGATACCATGGTGACAGTCGTAGATGCAGTGAACTTTTTGCGTGACTACGAAGCCGCGCAATCTCTTCAAGAGACCGGTGAGCATTTAGGCGAAGAAGACCATCGCAGTGTTTCTGACTTATTGATAGATCAAGTTGAGTTTGCGGATGTCATTTTGATCAGTAAAACCGATCTCGCTCCTACCGAAGAAGTCGAGCGTTTGAAAGCAATTTTGAGAACGCTAAATACACATGCTCGCATTATTTCCATACAAAATGGGCAAGTGGATATATCTGATGTATTGGATACGGGCTTATTTAATTTTGAACGCGCACAGCAAGCACCGGGTTGGCTAAAAGAACTGCGAGGTGAACACGTTCCGGAGACCGAAGAGTATGGTATCAGCAGTTTTAGCTATCAGGCACGACGTCCATTTCACCCTGAAAAATTTTATCAGTTTCTACACAGTACCACTCATTTTGGAAAGCTGATCCGCTCAAAAGGATATTTCTGGTTGGCTTCTCGCCCTGAGTTTGCCGGGCAGTGGAATCAAGCGGGCGGTATTGCTCATTATGGTTTTGCCGGAATGTTTTGGAAAGCCATCCCTAAAGAGCAATGGCCGACTGACCCTGAATATCTCAAAGCCATAGAAGAAAACTGGGTTGAGCCATTTGGTGATATGCGCCAAGAACTGGTGTTTATTGGTCAAGGCCTAGACAAGGCCGCCATGATTGAAGCACTTGATCAATGCCTGCTGACAGAAGAAGAACTGCTTGCGGGTAAAGCATTGTGGCAAACCTTACCGGATCCTTTTAGTGCCTGGGAGGAAGAGGTATGA
- a CDS encoding DUF1826 domain-containing protein — protein sequence MSIDIFEDPATVQGASSIAISTSAHILSDIYRPEHNIAIWQRTLSKELTKNIDLMLAQEPRLALVQSVTPDDAAQWVRSKLEGYVCADALSEDIALIVDMFCCLFDVKEAGLRLTRLDSPMCPKFHFDRVPCRLVTTYTGRATEWLTNDVIDRTKLGAGSLGQPDHLSGLYDSDRSIRQMQPGDVALLKGSGWEGNENGGLIHRSPHVGQDERRLLLTLDFI from the coding sequence ATGAGCATTGATATCTTTGAGGATCCGGCCACTGTCCAAGGTGCGTCATCGATAGCGATATCAACATCAGCGCACATACTTAGCGACATCTACAGACCAGAGCACAATATTGCCATATGGCAGCGAACGCTCTCAAAAGAGCTGACGAAAAACATTGATCTGATGTTGGCTCAGGAGCCTCGATTGGCACTGGTACAAAGTGTCACGCCAGATGATGCTGCACAATGGGTGCGAAGCAAGTTAGAGGGCTATGTGTGCGCGGATGCATTGAGTGAAGATATTGCCTTAATCGTCGATATGTTCTGCTGTTTGTTTGATGTGAAAGAAGCCGGTTTGAGGTTAACTCGTTTAGACAGCCCAATGTGCCCGAAATTTCACTTTGATCGCGTGCCTTGCAGACTGGTCACCACTTATACCGGCCGAGCGACGGAGTGGCTGACTAACGACGTTATTGATCGCACTAAACTTGGTGCAGGTAGTCTTGGTCAACCTGATCATCTGTCGGGTCTGTACGATTCTGACAGGTCAATACGACAAATGCAGCCCGGTGATGTCGCCTTACTCAAAGGCAGTGGCTGGGAAGGCAACGAAAATGGCGGGCTGATACATCGTTCTCCACATGTCGGACAGGACGAGCGGCGATTATTGCTTACACTGGACTTTATCTAG
- a CDS encoding DUF1007 family protein, whose translation MPYFLNMLMGFLLDLRLRYLCRLLGLVTAFYACTVQAHPHSWVEMKTYIQGRDGMITGFKMEWTFDPMTSAYMLDGEDMSPNHAQETLRKLAVSVLDNMLYEHYFTYFYDGDTPVKYSIAHSEKLTRNRAKLVLNFELPLSKPQPVTSDSLRLLIFDPSYYVDMAWTSVSDIQLSDELSRQCRLTLAQPNPTPEQMNYAMSLPADADPDYALGQLFTQTANLHCTSVP comes from the coding sequence ATGCCTTACTTTCTAAATATGTTAATGGGATTTCTTTTAGATCTGCGCTTACGGTACTTATGTCGCCTTCTAGGGTTAGTCACCGCATTTTATGCCTGTACAGTTCAGGCTCATCCTCACTCATGGGTTGAGATGAAAACATACATCCAAGGCCGCGATGGGATGATTACGGGTTTTAAGATGGAGTGGACTTTTGACCCGATGACATCCGCCTATATGCTTGATGGTGAAGATATGTCACCTAACCATGCACAGGAGACACTGCGCAAGTTAGCCGTCTCGGTACTGGATAATATGTTGTATGAGCATTACTTCACTTATTTTTATGATGGGGATACGCCTGTCAAATATAGTATCGCACACAGTGAAAAGCTCACGCGTAATCGAGCAAAGTTAGTGCTGAACTTTGAGTTACCACTTTCCAAGCCCCAACCCGTTACAAGCGATTCATTACGTTTACTGATTTTTGACCCGAGTTATTACGTTGATATGGCTTGGACATCTGTCAGCGATATTCAATTGTCTGACGAGCTTTCGCGGCAATGCCGATTGACTCTGGCACAACCCAATCCAACGCCAGAGCAAATGAACTACGCGATGTCTCTCCCAGCAGATGCAGATCCTGATTATGCGTTGGGTCAACTCTTTACTCAAACAGCGAACCTTCACTGCACAAGTGTCCCCTAA